In Desulfobulbus oralis, one DNA window encodes the following:
- a CDS encoding 50S ribosomal protein L11 methyltransferase, with the protein MEQQKQWLKLSFFCPLELAEAASDVLAVKSGNGVEQSPEQDSACVLAGFFAVHDADEVRLVAADVGAALAALFALYERPAPELERRMLQDEDWATSWQRYFKPFAVVPGLIVRPSWESYAAGPGERVLEMDPGMAFGTGQHASTRGALTLMRQALGALPPEVEQRALDVGTGTGILAMAAALWGMPAVLALDNDPEAVQVAAENVARNGLAAQIRVALTPPAALSGSFALVTANIVHDVLAAMLADLTRLTAQGGFLILAGILAGGQEANIVRLYGDCGFHLVEAKYEDEWAALLLRRG; encoded by the coding sequence ATGGAACAACAAAAACAGTGGTTGAAACTCAGCTTTTTTTGCCCGCTTGAGCTGGCCGAGGCGGCCAGCGATGTGCTGGCGGTAAAAAGCGGCAACGGGGTGGAACAGAGCCCGGAACAGGACAGCGCCTGCGTGCTGGCTGGATTTTTTGCGGTGCACGATGCAGATGAAGTCCGCCTTGTGGCTGCGGATGTCGGGGCGGCCCTGGCCGCTCTCTTTGCACTCTACGAGCGGCCCGCGCCGGAGCTGGAGCGGCGGATGCTGCAGGATGAAGACTGGGCCACGAGCTGGCAGCGATACTTCAAGCCCTTTGCGGTGGTGCCCGGGCTGATTGTCAGGCCCTCGTGGGAGAGCTATGCGGCCGGGCCCGGCGAACGGGTTCTGGAGATGGATCCGGGCATGGCCTTTGGCACGGGTCAGCATGCCTCGACCCGCGGCGCGCTGACTCTGATGCGGCAGGCGCTCGGAGCCCTGCCGCCGGAGGTGGAGCAGCGGGCCCTGGATGTGGGCACCGGCACCGGGATTCTCGCCATGGCCGCAGCCCTCTGGGGCATGCCTGCCGTGCTGGCGCTGGACAATGATCCGGAGGCGGTGCAGGTGGCTGCTGAAAACGTGGCCCGGAACGGGCTCGCGGCGCAGATTCGGGTGGCCCTGACTCCGCCTGCCGCGCTGAGCGGCAGCTTTGCCCTGGTGACGGCCAACATTGTGCACGACGTGCTGGCGGCCATGCTGGCCGATCTGACCCGGCTTACGGCCCAGGGCGGTTTTCTGATCCTGGCCGGCATTCTGGCAGGCGGGCAGGAGGCAAACATTGTGCGGCTCTATGGAGATTGTGGTTTTCATCTGGTCGAGGCCAAGTATGAGGACGAGTGGGCAGCACTGCTCCTCAGGCGGGGCTGA